One window of Sphingobacteriales bacterium genomic DNA carries:
- a CDS encoding MvaI/BcnI restriction endonuclease family protein — MKIYTKDSLITELKKIAEQGWIDNARHGNHGGIGNTLEDLLGIDENNLPIPNAAEWELKTQRLNTSSLTTLFHIEPSPRAVKFVPQVLLLKYGWAHQEAGKKYPENEMSFRQTIHGLSPSDRGFQVVIDRKNSKVLISFDSNIVADKHSEWLKQVKNRVGLGQLDPQPYWGFDDLSNKAGTKLLNCFYVQAEVKKEDDRELYRYSKVMMLQKFNFDGFLNQIEKGNILLDFDARTGHNHGTKFRMRQNCLPELYEKATVIV, encoded by the coding sequence ATGAAAATTTACACGAAAGACAGCTTAATTACAGAGCTTAAAAAAATTGCCGAACAAGGTTGGATAGACAACGCAAGACACGGAAATCACGGTGGAATTGGAAATACACTTGAAGACTTGTTAGGGATTGATGAAAACAATTTACCAATTCCAAATGCAGCAGAATGGGAGTTAAAAACACAAAGGTTAAATACTTCTTCACTAACGACTTTGTTTCACATTGAGCCTTCACCAAGAGCAGTAAAATTTGTCCCGCAAGTTTTGTTGCTTAAATATGGTTGGGCACACCAAGAAGCCGGTAAAAAATATCCCGAAAACGAAATGAGTTTTAGGCAAACAATTCACGGACTTTCACCAAGTGACAGGGGATTTCAAGTTGTCATTGACCGTAAAAACAGCAAAGTTTTAATCTCGTTTGACAGTAATATAGTTGCAGACAAGCATAGTGAATGGCTTAAACAAGTAAAAAATAGAGTTGGCTTAGGACAACTTGACCCACAACCTTATTGGGGTTTTGACGACCTTTCAAACAAAGCAGGAACAAAATTGCTAAACTGTTTTTATGTTCAAGCAGAAGTAAAAAAAGAAGACGACAGGGAATTATACAGATACAGCAAAGTAATGATGTTGCAGAAGTTCAACTTTGACGGTTTCTTAAATCAAATTGAAAAAGGAAATATTTTGTTAGACTTTGATGCAAGAACCGGACATAATCACGGAACCAAATTTAGGATGAGACAAAATTGCTTGCCGGAACTTTACGAAAAAGCGACTGTAATTGTATGA
- a CDS encoding putative DNA binding domain-containing protein, with product MDDILLIADKVKNTLILGESHFREFKTAYEGRPDNKKPRLVKSICADIGEALVSFANADGGEILIGVEDDATITGVPHNDADIQTMLNAVTTHVYQNQNLPITIANKLTIDNKIILYFSVNKGTTMIYQLPDGRCVRRKDKSTLPASVDQIQFERQEIKSREFDSQFVDGASVTDLDLKLLQGIADQYIKGLSIERYLQQIGLAEYGLNGLRLRRAAVLLFANDIDRWHPRSQVRFLKVNGNSLEAGEKYNVITDDTVKGNIFELIFKAWEHLRSFLAYKTEFGSNSKFEQKYIYPEDAVREAILNAVAHRDYSISNAIEIYIFNDRMEIKSPGALLSTLTIKNLYELEGSHESRNSLIARVLRENQLMRELGEGMKRIFSLMQEQELAKPELYSNGLWFRVTLLNKTVFNHKEIDWLKNFEHFNLTKSQKNIVLLGYGNKEISPNDIFKALNIPNTETEKFTQEVSVLRKLGILDSFRTNIEARNLAYKTKKDKKDITRYKVVIPK from the coding sequence ATGGACGATATATTATTAATAGCTGACAAGGTAAAAAACACTCTAATACTCGGAGAGAGTCACTTTAGAGAGTTCAAAACGGCTTATGAAGGGAGACCTGACAATAAAAAACCCAGACTTGTAAAATCTATATGTGCCGACATTGGTGAAGCACTTGTATCTTTTGCTAATGCTGATGGTGGTGAGATACTTATTGGTGTTGAAGATGATGCTACTATTACAGGTGTTCCTCACAATGATGCAGACATTCAAACGATGCTTAATGCAGTAACAACACACGTTTACCAAAATCAAAATTTACCAATTACTATTGCCAATAAGTTGACAATTGACAACAAAATCATTTTATACTTTTCAGTAAACAAAGGGACAACAATGATTTACCAACTTCCAGATGGAAGATGTGTAAGAAGGAAAGATAAATCAACTTTGCCTGCATCTGTTGACCAAATACAGTTTGAGAGACAGGAAATAAAATCAAGAGAATTTGACAGTCAATTTGTTGATGGGGCTTCAGTAACAGACTTAGACCTAAAGCTACTTCAAGGAATTGCCGACCAATACATCAAGGGACTTAGTATTGAAAGATATTTACAACAAATAGGACTTGCAGAATATGGTTTAAATGGTCTTAGACTTAGAAGAGCCGCTGTATTACTTTTCGCAAACGACATTGACCGTTGGCACCCGAGAAGTCAAGTAAGATTTTTAAAAGTAAATGGAAACTCGCTGGAAGCAGGTGAAAAATATAATGTAATTACTGATGACACAGTAAAAGGAAACATCTTTGAACTTATATTTAAAGCGTGGGAACATCTAAGGTCTTTTCTCGCATATAAGACAGAGTTTGGCTCAAATTCTAAATTTGAACAAAAATATATCTACCCTGAAGATGCTGTTAGAGAAGCTATTTTAAATGCAGTAGCTCATAGAGACTATAGTATTTCAAACGCAATTGAAATATATATTTTTAACGACAGAATGGAAATCAAAAGTCCAGGAGCATTGCTTTCTACCTTGACAATTAAAAACCTTTACGAACTTGAAGGCTCTCACGAATCCAGAAATTCTTTAATCGCAAGAGTTCTAAGAGAGAATCAACTTATGCGTGAGTTAGGTGAAGGCATGAAACGAATTTTTAGTTTAATGCAAGAACAGGAACTTGCTAAACCTGAATTGTATTCCAATGGATTATGGTTTAGAGTCACGCTATTAAACAAGACAGTTTTTAATCATAAGGAAATAGATTGGCTAAAAAACTTTGAACACTTTAACTTGACAAAATCACAAAAGAATATTGTCCTTCTTGGTTATGGTAATAAAGAAATTTCACCAAATGATATTTTCAAAGCTCTAAACATTCCTAATACAGAAACTGAGAAATTCACACAAGAAGTATCTGTTTTAAGAAAACTTGGAATATTAGATAGTTTTAGAACAAATATCGAAGCAAGAAATCTTGCATATAAAACTAAAAAAGACAAGAAGGACATAACAAGATATAAAGTTGTAATACCAAAATAA
- a CDS encoding cytochrome P460 family protein: MSSNLKTTTLLAVFLTGIWATNSCEKEEQATGTDKELFDMAIASGGFTWFKNSNTLLNKSSGSGHPQPFLRTRYNPIAAAMLDSTGKIMTGAVFPEGSLIVKELHANSTTLERYAILYKNSGSSDADSKGWVWGYINSDGTVAEPASSKGSGCISCHSQADNIDYMLMNKYFP; this comes from the coding sequence ATGAGCAGCAATTTAAAAACAACAACCCTTCTGGCTGTTTTTTTAACAGGCATCTGGGCCACTAATTCATGTGAAAAAGAGGAGCAGGCTACAGGGACAGACAAGGAATTATTTGATATGGCGATAGCCTCAGGTGGTTTTACCTGGTTCAAAAATTCAAATACTTTATTAAACAAAAGCTCCGGCAGCGGACACCCGCAACCATTTCTGAGGACTCGGTATAACCCGATAGCTGCTGCAATGTTAGATTCGACCGGTAAGATAATGACCGGTGCGGTTTTTCCGGAAGGGTCTTTGATAGTGAAAGAATTACATGCCAATTCAACAACCCTTGAACGATATGCAATCCTTTATAAAAATTCGGGAAGTTCGGATGCCGATTCTAAAGGATGGGTATGGGGATACATCAACTCAGACGGAACTGTTGCAGAACCTGCTTCCAGTAAAGGCAGTGGGTGCATAAGCTGTCATTCTCAGGCAGACAATATAGACTATATGTTAATGAATAAATATTTCCCGTGA
- a CDS encoding ATP-binding cassette domain-containing protein, giving the protein MFDHLQNNHYKNSLTPLKRFIRLLSVDKKDIGYLYIYSIFNGLINLSLPLGIQAIVGIIAGGQMITSWIVLVGIVTIGVIISGGLQIMQMVITENLQQRIFTRASFEFAFRIPRLKAEALNKQYVPELINRFFDTLSLQKGLTKILIDISASVLQILFGLLLISFYHPFFIMFGVLVIVVIVAIFFFTGSQGIATSLMESKYKYEVAHWLEEIARTLNTFKLHSDSTMPLIKTDVITGKYLTARKKHFGILLMQFVASIGFKTITIAGLLILGSYLVMNNQINIGQFVAAEIVVLLVINSVEKLIVSLETIYDVLTAVEKLGYITDLPLEKSVGLPFEQIDTGRGMSLQVSNLSYRFAPEEEPIINRLNFEIKAQDRICISGYNGSGKTTLSQILASLFTNFEGNIIYNGIPVKNINLTSLRAHIGDFSSQEDIFLGTLEENITMGNPSFNIKQIMEVANIVGLTTFVQQLKEGFNTQIVPEGKTLPESVAKKIILARSIISQPRLFIIEDPTFGLQTTEQERIIRYLTHPDRQWTLIIVSNNQQVAALCNRILVMKQGKIIDSCVFSDITQKPYYNDIFNA; this is encoded by the coding sequence ATGTTCGATCATTTGCAGAATAATCATTATAAAAATTCTCTTACGCCGCTCAAGCGATTTATAAGGTTGTTGTCCGTAGATAAAAAAGACATCGGCTATTTATACATTTATTCCATTTTTAATGGTCTGATCAATCTTTCATTGCCATTAGGCATACAGGCAATTGTAGGCATTATAGCCGGAGGGCAGATGATTACTTCATGGATTGTTTTGGTTGGTATTGTTACAATAGGAGTAATTATTTCAGGAGGTCTGCAAATTATGCAAATGGTAATAACAGAAAACCTTCAACAGCGCATATTTACCCGTGCATCTTTTGAATTTGCATTCCGGATTCCGCGGTTAAAAGCAGAAGCACTAAACAAGCAATACGTGCCTGAATTGATTAACCGGTTTTTTGATACACTATCCCTGCAAAAAGGGTTAACCAAAATACTCATAGATATTTCTGCTTCAGTGCTGCAAATTCTTTTCGGGCTGTTGCTGATTTCATTTTACCATCCGTTTTTTATAATGTTTGGCGTATTAGTCATCGTGGTTATTGTAGCAATATTCTTTTTTACAGGTTCTCAAGGCATAGCAACGAGCCTTATGGAATCGAAGTATAAGTATGAAGTGGCTCATTGGCTGGAAGAAATAGCACGCACTTTGAACACTTTTAAATTGCACAGCGATAGCACTATGCCGCTAATTAAAACTGATGTGATTACAGGAAAATACTTGACTGCCCGTAAAAAGCATTTCGGGATATTGCTTATGCAATTTGTGGCTTCAATTGGTTTTAAAACTATAACCATTGCCGGTTTGCTGATACTTGGAAGTTATTTGGTGATGAACAATCAGATAAACATCGGGCAATTTGTAGCTGCTGAAATAGTAGTTCTATTAGTTATCAACTCCGTTGAAAAGCTGATTGTAAGTTTGGAAACCATTTATGATGTGCTTACCGCAGTAGAAAAACTTGGCTACATTACCGACCTGCCTTTAGAAAAATCAGTAGGTTTGCCTTTCGAGCAAATAGATACAGGCCGAGGCATGAGTTTGCAGGTTAGTAATTTGAGCTACCGGTTTGCTCCGGAGGAAGAACCAATTATTAACCGGCTTAATTTTGAGATTAAAGCACAAGACCGCATTTGTATATCCGGCTATAACGGCTCCGGAAAAACTACTTTATCTCAAATCCTGGCAAGTCTTTTCACCAATTTTGAGGGCAATATTATTTATAACGGTATTCCGGTCAAAAACATTAATCTTACCTCCCTCCGCGCACATATTGGTGATTTTTCTTCACAGGAAGATATTTTCCTTGGAACCCTTGAAGAAAATATAACAATGGGTAATCCTTCCTTCAATATTAAACAAATCATGGAAGTCGCTAATATAGTCGGGCTTACTACCTTTGTTCAGCAACTCAAAGAAGGATTTAACACACAGATTGTACCTGAAGGCAAAACTTTGCCCGAAAGCGTTGCAAAAAAGATAATTCTTGCCCGCAGCATCATATCACAACCTCGTTTATTTATTATAGAAGACCCGACTTTCGGGCTACAAACCACCGAACAGGAACGTATCATACGATATCTCACTCACCCTGACCGTCAATGGACTCTGATCATAGTTTCAAATAATCAGCAGGTTGCTGCTTTATGCAACAGAATCCTGGTCATGAAACAAGGAAAAATTATTGATAGTTGTGTATTTAGCGACATAACACAAAAACCTTATTACAACGATATCTTTAATGCTTGA
- a CDS encoding HlyD family efflux transporter periplasmic adaptor subunit, which translates to MLNISDNRIDKEIDISLYKSFSRTKLWGGNRILALWLIVFLILYLVIMFLPWTQNIRAKGKITTLKPEHRPQTIQSTIAGRIEKWYVQEGQLVEKGDTIVFMSEIKDDYFDPQLLDRTALQVGAKEMAIESYADKSLALENQIKALNENRDYKLSQTNNKISQTDLKIQTDSIEFEVAKTNFTVAEQQYNRQQELYNKGLASLTDLEQRQIKLQEALSKKISAENKLLTSRNELLNARIELNAIRSEYADKIAKTQSERFSTLSSMYDAEGGVAKLQNQYANYRLRSQFYYILAPQKCYITKVVKTGLGETVKEGDDIVSIMPADFDLAVEMYVKPMDLPLLKQGEKVRFLFDGWPAFVFSGWPGVSFGTFGGKIVAVDNITSENNLYRILVAPDSGEQPWPKPLRVGTGAEGLVLLNDVPLWYEFWRQINGFPPEYYEDSNATQLPKLKIPKRAIAK; encoded by the coding sequence ATGCTTAATATATCTGACAATAGAATTGATAAGGAAATAGACATTTCTCTGTACAAATCTTTTTCACGAACAAAACTGTGGGGAGGAAACCGTATCCTTGCTTTATGGCTCATTGTTTTTTTAATCCTGTATTTGGTAATTATGTTTTTGCCGTGGACACAAAATATACGGGCAAAAGGTAAAATTACTACTCTAAAACCGGAACACCGTCCTCAAACTATTCAAAGTACTATTGCCGGACGTATTGAAAAATGGTATGTACAGGAAGGACAACTGGTTGAAAAGGGAGATACCATAGTATTCATGTCGGAAATAAAAGACGATTATTTCGACCCTCAGCTACTTGATAGAACAGCGCTGCAAGTGGGGGCTAAAGAAATGGCAATAGAATCCTATGCCGATAAATCACTCGCCCTGGAAAACCAAATCAAAGCACTAAATGAAAACAGGGATTACAAGCTTTCGCAAACCAACAACAAAATAAGTCAAACCGATCTTAAAATACAGACCGACAGCATTGAATTTGAAGTTGCAAAAACCAATTTTACAGTGGCTGAACAGCAATATAACCGGCAACAGGAACTCTATAATAAAGGTTTGGCTTCATTGACTGATTTAGAACAACGGCAAATCAAATTACAGGAAGCGCTTTCTAAAAAAATATCAGCCGAAAACAAGCTTCTTACCAGCCGCAATGAGTTACTGAATGCCCGAATAGAGCTTAATGCCATCAGAAGTGAATATGCAGATAAAATAGCCAAAACCCAATCTGAAAGATTTAGCACCTTGTCTTCGATGTATGATGCAGAGGGGGGGGTAGCAAAATTGCAAAACCAGTATGCCAATTACCGTCTTCGGTCTCAATTTTATTATATTCTGGCACCTCAGAAATGTTATATTACTAAGGTTGTGAAAACCGGATTAGGTGAAACGGTAAAAGAAGGCGATGATATCGTCAGCATTATGCCGGCAGATTTTGATTTAGCAGTGGAGATGTATGTAAAACCAATGGATTTACCGTTGCTTAAACAAGGAGAAAAAGTGCGGTTTTTGTTTGACGGTTGGCCCGCATTTGTGTTTTCCGGATGGCCCGGCGTTTCTTTCGGCACATTTGGCGGTAAAATTGTAGCTGTTGACAATATCACGAGTGAAAATAATTTATACAGAATTCTTGTGGCTCCCGACTCAGGAGAACAGCCCTGGCCGAAGCCTTTAAGAGTAGGTACAGGGGCAGAGGGATTGGTTTTGCTGAATGATGTTCCGCTATGGTATGAATTTTGGCGGCAAATTAACGGATTCCCGCCTGAATATTATGAGGATAGCAATGCTACGCAGTTACCTAAACTAAAAATTCCTAAAAGAGCGATTGCAAAATGA
- a CDS encoding TolC family protein — MISIITQLLLILLITGQQISAQKSVSDSTQTFTQEIFFEFIKQYHPVARQSKLLTEQAIAQLLIAKGGFDPQVYAYLDQKSFDNKNYFTLSKNGLKVPTWYGVEVAAGYQLSNGDFLNPENKSPVEGQAFAGVSVSLLQGLIIDQRRATLKQAHIFAQYNEAERLNMLNNLLYEAANTYWTWALAYNNLLLQQQAVQLAELRLEWVTNTFLQGSRPALDTLEAMIQLQNRQFEQNEAELTYQNSALMVSNFLWYENDVPLEITPQLLPPLLNTLPLQIFDADSLSHTTSLLRQSHPELLKYQYKLSELSVERRLKSEKLKPKLNLNYNLLANGVNFFNPEKYGSNSMFWQNYKWGLELSMPLFLRSERGNLQLTKLKIKETNYQLQQKQLELYNKLNSSYNELLNNRRQIDLYTQTVNNYRILAEGEDTRFKYGESSLFLVNIRETKLIEAQNKLLELQAKHFKIMASIAFAAGVLHSK; from the coding sequence TTGATTTCTATAATCACTCAACTTCTATTGATATTATTGATTACAGGGCAACAAATCAGTGCTCAGAAAAGCGTATCCGATAGTACACAAACCTTTACTCAGGAAATATTTTTTGAATTCATAAAACAATATCATCCCGTTGCCCGGCAAAGCAAACTGCTTACAGAACAAGCAATAGCGCAACTACTCATTGCTAAAGGTGGTTTTGACCCTCAGGTGTATGCTTACTTAGATCAAAAATCATTTGACAATAAAAATTATTTTACACTTTCGAAAAACGGACTAAAAGTGCCAACCTGGTACGGAGTTGAAGTGGCAGCAGGCTATCAACTGAGTAACGGAGATTTTCTTAATCCTGAAAACAAATCTCCTGTTGAAGGACAAGCTTTTGCAGGGGTATCTGTTTCTTTATTGCAAGGACTCATTATAGATCAAAGACGTGCCACTTTAAAACAGGCGCATATTTTTGCACAGTACAATGAGGCTGAAAGGCTTAATATGCTCAATAACTTGTTGTATGAGGCAGCAAATACATATTGGACATGGGCTTTGGCATACAACAATCTTTTGTTGCAACAGCAAGCAGTGCAATTGGCAGAATTACGGTTAGAATGGGTTACAAACACTTTTTTGCAAGGCTCAAGACCTGCTTTAGATACCCTCGAAGCTATGATTCAACTGCAAAACCGGCAGTTTGAGCAAAACGAAGCTGAGCTGACTTATCAAAACTCTGCCTTAATGGTATCTAATTTTTTGTGGTATGAGAATGATGTACCACTTGAAATTACTCCTCAATTATTACCACCTCTCCTTAATACCCTTCCCTTGCAAATATTCGATGCAGACTCCTTAAGTCATACTACAAGTTTATTGCGGCAATCACATCCCGAACTATTGAAATACCAGTATAAGTTATCAGAACTTTCAGTTGAACGGAGATTGAAATCTGAAAAACTAAAGCCAAAATTAAATCTCAACTATAATTTACTGGCAAATGGGGTTAACTTTTTTAATCCGGAAAAATATGGAAGCAATTCCATGTTCTGGCAAAATTATAAATGGGGGCTTGAGTTGAGTATGCCGCTTTTTTTGAGATCTGAGCGCGGCAATCTGCAGTTGACAAAGCTAAAAATTAAAGAAACAAACTACCAATTGCAACAAAAGCAATTAGAACTGTACAATAAGCTCAACTCCAGTTATAACGAACTGCTTAACAACCGCCGCCAAATAGACTTATATACTCAAACCGTCAACAACTACCGGATTTTGGCAGAAGGAGAAGATACCCGTTTCAAATACGGGGAAAGTTCCTTGTTTTTGGTAAATATACGGGAAACGAAACTCATCGAAGCTCAAAACAAACTGTTGGAATTGCAAGCTAAACATTTTAAAATAATGGCTTCAATCGCCTTTGCAGCAGGGGTTTTACATTCCAAGTAA
- a CDS encoding DUF3883 domain-containing protein, translating to MPPSLIDAELQIRDNENRPLALLIWNNSVNESTFPCDLRLTLFDYTSPTTEAIQYIEVKTTSDENKDIIYITLPEWEFMRQNRSCFNMYRVYLDYTDNYSLSDIVKIKDPLQYITNGRLSPIETMVLEFLKRG from the coding sequence ATGCCTCCATCATTGATTGATGCCGAATTACAAATCAGAGACAATGAAAACAGACCATTAGCGCTCTTAATTTGGAACAATAGTGTGAATGAAAGCACTTTCCCTTGCGATTTAAGACTAACGCTCTTTGATTACACCTCGCCAACTACTGAGGCAATTCAATACATCGAAGTTAAAACCACTTCTGATGAGAATAAAGACATTATTTACATCACACTACCGGAGTGGGAGTTTATGAGGCAAAACAGATCTTGTTTCAATATGTATCGTGTTTATTTGGATTATACCGACAACTACAGTTTATCAGACATCGTAAAAATAAAAGACCCATTGCAATATATTACAAATGGACGATTATCTCCCATTGAAACAATGGTATTAGAGTTTTTAAAGCGAGGCTAA
- a CDS encoding HEAT repeat domain-containing protein, with translation MPTLLTTNISEEYIGEATVSLTIRKKLFVVYLRFTVYGELLEYCCPVIELPNAALQLTYDSHTYSSIKAELDYLPCRLLLMVFGRKRKIEDNDVWRPVMDKLLDLRKGVNIRDLNLPTSHEMVQTIFEQQLSVSARTKMLNVYDHIYLLSTATRSSNRKKIIQKIQSNNNPLAIESLTKVVNDEDEWVGRGAVRALGRMDDTRASKPLLEILKHPNELISSAAAESLGVLGDTEVIPYLLTLLEHPTLQVKTIAALALGHLGDTRSVPTLISVLLQERISIASIQVFKVLSKLKDDRVLEQLIFVLNNSAQHKRQHAAEALGDFGDLRAVEPLIYALNDQDNWLCMHAAKALGKIGDARAINPLAEALNNTDENLRFEIALELAKFGDTRATPHLITGLGYKEEYDRKRAIDALGKLGDLRAIEALIEAIKHPLNWMHYHIFEALGHLKDPRAIAPLISTLKENPSSSYTFSIVYALGKLGKPAVKPLLEAFNDQNNEFRIRVANALSWLGNECDLESLLETLNHLGEDKNGMIAHHLCKAIAKSGETAVVPLIEILSNRHHIARDQAAEAMADIKDDRVLQPLVEALKDNDNNVRNKAAFSLGQLGNKIAVLPLIEALRDVDSRVRWSAAAALGHLKDKRAVLPLTAALKDREIKVRWMAASSLKELADPRAIEPLAEALKNKHEWVYVRVALALGSLGDTRAIEPLIKVLKRNLLFNDEVPQVLVNIGSAAVLLLITELYSKDINMRLHAISILGEIGDKRAIEPLKEVLKSETNIKCIKALKESLLKLT, from the coding sequence ATGCCTACCCTCCTTACCACCAACATCTCGGAGGAATACATTGGCGAAGCTACTGTTAGTCTGACAATCAGGAAAAAACTGTTTGTCGTGTACCTGCGCTTTACCGTTTACGGAGAGTTATTGGAATACTGTTGTCCTGTAATCGAATTACCCAATGCAGCCCTTCAGCTTACCTATGATTCTCATACTTATTCCTCTATAAAAGCTGAATTAGATTACCTTCCATGCCGCCTTTTATTAATGGTATTTGGCAGAAAAAGAAAGATTGAAGACAACGATGTTTGGCGGCCGGTGATGGATAAGTTGCTGGATTTGAGGAAAGGGGTAAATATTCGGGATTTAAACCTTCCGACATCCCACGAAATGGTACAAACTATTTTTGAACAACAATTATCGGTTTCCGCCCGAACAAAAATGCTGAACGTTTATGACCACATCTATCTGCTTTCAACCGCAACCCGGTCTTCAAATCGAAAAAAAATAATTCAGAAAATACAGTCTAATAATAATCCTCTTGCCATAGAGTCGCTAACTAAAGTTGTAAATGATGAAGATGAATGGGTAGGCAGGGGTGCGGTACGTGCTTTAGGCAGAATGGACGATACCCGTGCGTCAAAACCTCTTTTAGAAATATTAAAACATCCAAACGAGCTAATCAGTAGCGCTGCGGCTGAGAGTTTGGGAGTTTTAGGAGACACCGAAGTCATCCCATACCTATTGACATTATTAGAACACCCGACTTTGCAAGTAAAGACAATCGCCGCTTTAGCTTTAGGGCATTTAGGAGATACTCGCAGTGTACCAACCCTAATCAGTGTATTGCTACAGGAGCGCATTTCAATAGCTTCTATACAGGTTTTCAAGGTGCTGAGTAAACTAAAAGATGACCGTGTATTGGAACAGTTGATATTTGTGTTGAATAACTCGGCGCAACATAAACGCCAACATGCTGCAGAGGCCTTGGGCGACTTTGGCGATCTTCGTGCGGTTGAGCCGTTAATTTATGCATTAAATGATCAGGACAATTGGTTATGCATGCACGCAGCCAAAGCTTTGGGAAAGATAGGAGATGCCCGTGCAATCAACCCTCTTGCCGAGGCATTAAACAATACTGACGAGAATTTGCGATTTGAAATCGCACTTGAATTGGCAAAATTTGGAGATACGAGAGCCACTCCGCATCTAATTACTGGGTTAGGTTATAAGGAAGAATACGATAGAAAAAGAGCTATTGACGCTTTGGGCAAATTAGGTGATCTGCGCGCAATAGAAGCCCTTATAGAAGCAATCAAACACCCCCTCAATTGGATGCACTACCATATATTCGAAGCTTTAGGACATTTAAAAGATCCCCGTGCGATTGCTCCCCTTATCTCAACGTTGAAAGAAAATCCTTCAAGTTCTTATACCTTTAGTATTGTATATGCTTTGGGTAAATTAGGAAAACCCGCCGTAAAACCACTATTAGAAGCGTTTAATGATCAAAATAATGAGTTCCGCATACGAGTGGCTAATGCCCTTTCCTGGCTGGGGAATGAATGTGATTTAGAATCACTATTGGAAACATTAAACCATTTGGGTGAAGATAAAAACGGGATGATTGCCCACCATTTATGTAAAGCCATAGCAAAGTCAGGAGAAACTGCAGTTGTGCCTTTAATAGAAATTTTGAGCAATCGCCATCATATTGCAAGAGATCAAGCAGCAGAAGCCATGGCTGATATTAAAGATGATCGTGTCTTACAGCCGCTTGTTGAAGCCCTGAAAGACAATGATAACAATGTCCGAAACAAAGCAGCCTTTTCTCTTGGGCAGTTGGGAAATAAAATTGCCGTTCTGCCATTAATTGAAGCCTTGAGAGATGTGGATAGCAGAGTGCGATGGAGTGCTGCTGCTGCACTTGGTCATTTAAAAGATAAACGGGCTGTTCTTCCACTGACAGCCGCTTTGAAAGACAGGGAAATAAAAGTACGGTGGATGGCTGCAAGTTCTTTAAAAGAATTAGCCGATCCACGAGCGATAGAACCACTTGCTGAAGCCTTGAAAAATAAACATGAATGGGTTTATGTGAGGGTTGCTTTGGCCTTGGGCTCTCTTGGAGATACTCGTGCAATAGAACCACTTATTAAAGTGTTAAAACGAAATCTTTTGTTTAACGATGAAGTTCCTCAAGTTCTTGTTAATATAGGTTCGGCGGCAGTCTTACTCCTCATCACAGAACTTTATAGCAAAGATATAAACATGAGGCTGCATGCAATTAGTATATTAGGTGAAATTGGCGACAAACGTGCTATTGAGCCGCTAAAAGAAGTTTTGAAATCAGAAACCAATATCAAGTGCATTAAAGCCCTTAAAGAATCGTTATTAAAATTAACCTAA